Within Bradymonas sediminis, the genomic segment GGACGCGGCGACCCGGGCGGTCTCGCCGGGGGCGGTAGCCGCGGGCTATTTTGAGCAGGAAGCGCCTGGGCGCGACGCCGCCCAAAATGCCGAAGATGAGGAGGTGGGCGAGGCCCTGGCCGAGATCGTATCGCCGCAGCCGCCGGTGCAATGGGAAAAACGCGGGCGCATCGAGCCTGCGCCGCAACTGCTGGGCGCCGGTCTCGGGCTCTTCGGGTTGCGCACCGTGCGCATGGTCGACCGGCAATCGGAGCGCGACGCGCTATGGGCGACGCTTCGCCAGATGCACCGCGACTTTCAGCCGCGGGTCGTAATTTTGCGCGGGAGCACCGGGACGGGCAAGTCGCGCCTGTCGCGCTGGCTCTGTGAGCGCGCGTCCGAAGTCGGCGCGGCCAAGGTCCTGACGGCGACGCATTCGCAGATGGACTCGCCCAGCGACGGGCTCGCTGCGCTCTTTGCCCGCCACTATGGATGCGTGGGTTTAAATCGCCACGAGACCGAGCGCCGGCTGCGCACCATTTTAGAGGCCGAAGGGGTCACCGAGCCCTACGAGTGGCGCGCGTTGACCGAGTATATTTCGCCATTTAACAGCAACCTGGCCGCCAATGATCCGTCGGTTGAGCGCGTGCGGTTGACCTCGGAGGCGCAACGCTTTTCGCTGCTACGCCGCGCGGTCGAGCGCGTGGCGCGCAAGCAACCGCTCATCATCTGCTTTGAGGATATTCATTGGAGCGCGGAGTCGTTGGCCTGGATGCAATTTTTGATGGCCGGCGATGCTATCCGGGTGCCGATTATGCTCGTCGCCACCGCGCATGAGGACCTGCTGGCCGAGTGCCCCAGAGAGCGAGAGTCGCTCGAAGCATTGGCCAAATTAGAGTGCGCGCAGACCCATCGTATCTTGCCGCTGAACGCGGAGGATACCGCCGAACTGGTGCGACGACTTCTGCTGCTCGAGGGAGGTCTGGCCGAGCAGGTCGAGGAGCGCTCCGGCGGAAACCCGCTCTTCGCCGTGCAACTGGTCGGCGATTGGGTGAGCACCGGGAAGTTGAAGGTCGGCGAGCGTGGGTTTTGCCTGGAAGAGGGCGGCGAGGTGACGATTCCCGATGGGGTCCACCAAATCTGGCGCGCCCGGCTTAAATATGTGCTCGACCGAAGCGCCAACCCCGACCATACCCGCCAGGCGCTTGAGCTTGCCGCGGCGTTTGGGGTGGCGGTGGATCGCGCTGAGTGGCGCCACGCCTGCGCGGCCGCGGGGCTCGCGGTCGACGAAGCGCTTGAAGACACGCTCTTTGAGCACGCCCTCGCCCAGCCGGGGCGTGATGACGCAAGCGATCGCCAGTCTCGCACCCTGGTTGATTCCGGCTGGCGTTTCGCCCATCGCATGTTGCGCGAGAGCCTGCAACGCCTGAGCGTCGAAGCCAATCGCTGGGAGCTGCTCAACTCGATTGGCGCCGATACCCTCGACGCGCTGTATCCGGAGTCTGCGGCCCATGCGGAGCGCCGGGCGCATTATCTTCGCCAGGCCGGGCGCCTTGCTGAAGCCGCGGTTACGCTGATGTCGGCCGTGCGCTACCGCAGCCAGCGCAGCGAGTTATCGCGGGCGCATGAGCTGCTCGACGAGCTCGAAGCACTCCTCGATACGCTGGAGGCCAACGCCGCGCTGATGCCGGCATCCCTTGCGCTCCCGAGGGATTGGTTGAGCCGCGAGCGCGCGCGTGGCTGGCTGCATCGCTCCGAGATTTTCGGATGGTCCGGGCGTTTTAAGCGCGCGCTAAAATTTGGCAATCTGGCCGCAGATGCGGCCGAGAAGTTGGGCAGCGTGAGCCTTATTTCGCCGGCTTATTGTGCCCTGGCAAACGCCCATCTTCACCTGGGCAATTACGACGTCGCGCAGAGCGCTTTCGAGCGGGCGCGAGAGGCCGAGCGCGCCGCGGTGCCGCAACTTCCCGCCTATCAACGCGGGCTGAGCACGCTGGGGCTCGCCCGGGTTCGGATCGCGCTGGGCGCGTTTGGGGACGCCCAAGAATTGCTTCATGGGGCGCGCGAGATCTTCGAGGAGTGCGGCGATTCGCAATCGTTGGCGCGCTGCTATAACGCGCTGGGTGACGTCGCCCGAAAGGTCGGCGAGCTTGAGCAGGCGCGCGCTTATTCTGTAGAGGCGCGCGGGCTCTTTGCCAGCGGCGGAAACCAGATCGGCGTGGCCGATTGTCTCAATGATCTCGGGGAGTTGTATTATCTTCTGGGCGACCCGCAGGCCGCGGAGTCCCATGTCGAGGATGCGCTTCGACTCTATGAATCGATCGGCTCCAAGCGCGCGATGGGGGTGCGGCTGAACCTCGCGCTGTTGTGGATCGAGCGGCGCGAATTCGAGCGCGCCCGCCAATTGCTGGTCAACGCGCGCGACCATTTTGAGCGCGAACGCCAGCGCAGCGACCTCGCCCACGCGAGCATCTTATTGCTCGCGTGCGCGGCCCATCATCATGATTGGGTGATCTGGAACGCGCTCTTTGCCCAGGCCGAGGAGCTTCGGCGAAGCACGGGGATGCGTGACCCGCATATCGCCCGGGCGGCGGCGGTCGCCGCGCAGGTCACCGAGTCCGCCGGTGACCCCGCGCGCGCGGCGAAGGCGCGGGCGCTTAGCGAGGCGTTTGAGTGCGAATAAACGCCTCGCCGGTGGGATGAATTAGGCGCGCTCGGCCAGGTCTTCCCAGCGCTCCATGACCTCCATCAGCTCGTCGTCGAGCGCGCTCTGCTCTTCGGCGAGGACGCGCATGGCCTCGTGGTCGGTCGGGTTGGCGGCCATTTCTTCGGCGATCTGGGCGCTGCGCTTCTCAATCGCCTCGATGCGCTTCTCGCAGGCGGCGAGTTCTTTTTTCTCTTTATAGCTAAGCCCGGTGGCGGATTTGGAGGATTGTTCGGCCTCCTGACGCGCGGCTTCGGCGGCCTTTTCGGCGTTGCGGGTGGCCTTGCGGTCGGCGGCTTCCAGGGATGCCTGCTCTTTTCGGTACTCGTACCAGGGCGAGTAGGAGCCGGGGAATTCCTCGATGGTGCCGTCTTCGCCGAAGACCAGCAGGTGGTCCACGGCGCGGTCCAAGAAGTGGCGGTCATGGCTGACCACGATGAGCACGCCGCTGAAGGCGTCGAGATAATCCTCGAGGATGCCAAGGGTCTCGACGTCGAGGTCGTTGGTCGGCTCGTCGAGCAGCAAAAAGTTCGGGCTGCGCATCAACTGACCGAGCAAGTACAGCCGGCGGCGCTCGCCGCCGGATAGTTTCTCGATCACATCCCATTGGCGCTCGCGGCTAAAGAGAAACTTCTCGAGCATCTGCGTGGCCGTGAAGAACCCCTCGGTGGTCTCGATCTTATTGGAGATATTCAGGATATAATCGTGAACGCGCTCCGCCGGGTCCAGGTTGCTCGACTGCTGGTCATAATAGCCAAAGACGATGGTCTCGCCGACGTCGATGGTGCCCGAGTCGGCGGTGGTGCGCCCGGTGATGATATCGAGCAGGGTCGATTTGCCGGCGCCGTTTGGCCCGACGATGCCCAGGCGGTCGTTGCGCGCGAAGTTATAGGAGAAGTCTTTGATGACGACTTTTTCGGGCTTCTCTTCGCTGCCGTCGGCGCCGCCGGCCTGGCGGGGCCATGACTTGTGGATATTTTCGAGCACCACCGTCTTTTTGCCCAGGCGGCTCTCGACGGTGTCGATCTCGACGTCGCCGCGCTGCTCGGTGAGGTGGGTCGTGTTGATCAACTCGTGGGCGCGCTCGACGCGCACCTTGCTCTTGGAGGTTCGCGCCTTCGGTCCACGACGCAGCCACTCAAGCTCGCGCCGGGCGAGGTTTTTGCGCTTGTCCTCGCGCTTTTGGAGCATCTCGTAGCGCTGGTCGCGCTTCTCCAAAAAGGTCGAATAATTGCCCTCGTAGCGGTGCAGGGTCTGGTCGGCCAACTCAACGATCACCTCGCAGACCCGCTCAAGGAAATAGCGGTCATGGGTGACCATCAAGAGGCCGCCGGTGCGATTGGTCAGGTAGTCCTCGAGCCACTCGATGGTGTCGACGTCCAGGTGGTTGGTGGGCTCGTCGAGGATGAGCAAGTCCGAGGGGCGAATCAGCGCGCGGCTCAGCGCCACGCGGCGGCGCTGGCCACCCGACATGGTGCCGATGCGCTGGTCCAGGTCGACGATCCCCAGCTTGGTCAGGATGGTCTTCGCGTCATTCTCCAGCGTCCATCCGCCCAGGGCGTCCATCTGCTCGCCGAGCTGTCCCATCTTCTCGATGAGCGCCTCGCTATAGTCGCCCTGGGCCATCTTTCGGGCGAGCTTCTCGTAGGCGCGCACGACCTCAAAGACCGGCGGACCTTCGTCGAGCACTTGCTCCAGGGCGGTCAGCTCCTCGTTGAGCTCGGGCGCCTGGTCGAGGACCTCGATGCGCAGGCCTTTTGAGGTCGAAATCTCGCCGGTGTCGGCCTGGTGGCGCTGCGAGATGATCTTCAAGAAGGTCGATTTTCCGGCGCCGTTGACTCCGATGACGCCGATCTTGTCGCGCTCGTTGATCGTCAGGTTCACGTCTTCGAAGAGCGTGCGAACGCCGTAGGCTTTGGAGATATTTTCGGCGGTCAACAGGACCATAATCACTTCAAGGGGTACGGGGGCTGTGAATGTGAGCGCTCGATGATGCGCTTTGGGCCAGTGATCGTTGAAAATCGGTGCAGGTGCAAGGGTGCGTTAGGTGTTTGGCCGCCAAATTTGGTTTCCGCCCCAAATCGTATATGACGGATGACTGAATAATCGCGGCGTATCTGCTATAGAAGCTGCCCGAGCCAGCGGCTCGTTTCAATCAACCCGAGAGTCGGAATCAGAGATGATAGATTTAGGAAGACAATTGGCTGGCCTTCGGCGGCGGGTGTTGCTCGCCTTGGTGATGCTCGCGACGCTTTTGTTATTCGCGGGTTGCGAGGACAAGGGGCCGTACCCGCTGGAGCTCAGTGATTATCAGACGGCGGTGCTCGGCCTGGATTTTAAGACGCTGCCCGCCAGGGGGCTGGTCGACCAGAAGGGCGAGGCGTTCTCCTTCGCGAATTATTGGGCCGACGGCAAGCCGGTGATGATGACCGAGATTTATACAAATTGCCCGATGCCGGATATGTGCCCGATGCTGATGGCGAAGGTCGCGCGCGCGCAGACCATCCTGGCAGAACAGGGCGTGAAGCCGCAGGATTATCGCGTGCTCATCCTGTCGATGGACCCGGAGAATGACCCGCCCGAGGCGATGCTCAGCTACGCCCAGGTGCACGGGCTGCGCATGGAGAACGTGACCCTGGTGACGGGCAATAAACAGACGCTCGACGCGGTTATGAAGAAGCTCGAGGTCGGCATTCGCATGGCGCCCGACGGCGAGCTCATCCATAGCATGCGCACCTATGTCATGGACGCCGAGGGCAAGATCGCCGCGGGCTTCCGCCAGTCCGGCTGGAAGCCCGAGGAGCTCGCGACCCGCCTCAAAGGGCAGCTTTGATCCGTTCGTCCTAAATTCGTTATTTATCGCATATTCAACGTCGAAAATTATTATGATTAACAAATCAAAATTAGTCGTCTGCTCGGGTGTTTTGAATCTTTTGCTGGCCGCGGGCTGTGCTTCGGCGCCCCAGGCCGAGGACGCGCAGGCGCCGGTGGAGCAGGCGCAGGCGGGAGAGGCTGCGGATACCTCAGCCGATGCGCCGACCAAGGGTTTTGACGCGCGCCTTAGCACCTATGAGTATCCCTATGAGGTGAGCTTCTACACATTTGAGACCCAGGGCCAGACGCTTGAGATGGCCTATATGGACGTCAAACCGGAGACGCCAAATGGGCAGATTGTGGTGCTCTTGCACGGCAAGAACTTCGCGGGCGCCTATTGGAAGAATACGATCGAGGCGCTGGTCGCGCAGGGTTACCGCGTGGTGGTGCCCGACCAGATCGGCTTCGGAAAATCGACCAAGCCCGAGCTGCTCCAATATAGCGTGCAGGGTCTGGCCGATTATACCCACCAATTGCTGGCGTCGATCGGGGTCGAGAAGGCCAGCTTCGTGGTCCACTCGATGGGCGGCATGATCGGCGCGCGCTACGCGCTGATGTTCCCGGACGCGGTCGACAAGCTCGTGATGGTCAACCCGATCGGGCTGGAGGATTGGAAGTTGAAGGCGCCGTATTTGAGCGTCGACGAGTGGTACGCGCGCGAGCGCAAGAAGACGGCCGATGATATCCGCAGCTATATGACCGACAGCTATTTTGACGGGCAGTGGAAGCCGGAATACGAGACGTTGATCGACGTGCCGGTGGGTTGGATCGACGGGCCGGATTATGACCTGATCGCGTGGAACTCGGCGCTGACCTACGAGATGATCTTCTCGCAGCCGGTGGTCTACGAGTTCGGCAATATCAGCGCGCCGACGCTGCTGATCATCGGCGACCGCGACCGCACCGCGCTCGGCAAGGGCGACGTGTCGCCCGAGGTGCGCGCGACGATGGGGCTCTACGGCGAGCTCGGCAAGAAGACCGCGGCGGCGATTCCGGGCGCGCAATTGGTGGAATTCGAAGGCATCGGGCATATCCCGCAATTCGAGGCGTGGGACCGCTATATCGCGGCGTTGTCGGCGTTTTTAAAGGCTGAATAACTTTGCGCAAGGCGGCGAGATATCTGTGATTGTGTCTCGTCTTCATGCGCGTCACGGAGGTTAATCGATGGGTGTTGGGCATTCGCATGAAGGGGCACATTCTCATGATGAATCACACGGCCACGCGCACGATCATGGGCATGGCCACGAACATGGGCATGGACACAGCCATGCGCCGAAGGCGACGAGCGAGAATGTTCGTCGCCTGAGGTGGACCCTTTTATTGGTGCTCATCTATATGACCGTCGAGGTGGTCGGCGGTCTGTTGAGTAATTCGCTGGCGCTGCTGGCCGACGCGGGGCATATGCTCTCCGACGCCGCCTCGCTCGCCCTGGCGCTGTTCGCGATGTGGATTGCCCAACGCCCGGCCAGCCCGGCGCAGACCTTCGGCTACCACCGGGCTGAGATCCTCGCCGCGCTGGCCAACGCGGTGACGCTGGTCGGTGTGTCGATCTATATCGTCTTTGAGGCGGTGCAGCGCTTCTATGCGCCGGCCGAAGTCCACGGCAACCTGATGATGGGCGTGGCGGTGGGCGGCCTCTTCGTAAACCTGATCGGGCTATGGCTTTTGCATAGCGGGAAGTCCGATAACCTCAATATGCGCGGGGCCTGGCTGCACGTGCTCGGCGATATGCTGGGCAGCGTGGGGGCGATTATCGCGGGCCTGCTTATCTGGGGCTTCGGTTGGCATTGGGCCGACCCGGTCGCCTCAATCATCATCGCGGTGCTGGTCTTATGGTCGGCCTGGCATCTTCTGAAGGCGACGCTTTCGGTGCTGATGGAGTTTTCGCCGCCGCATATCGACGTTGCCAAAGTGCAGGTGGCCCTGGCGAAGATGCCGGGCGTCACCGGCGTGCATGACCTGCATATCTGGACCATCACGAGCGGGAAGGTCGCGCTGTCGGTCCATATTGATGTGGAAAGTCTGGAGGGGTATGCGGAGTTGATGAGTGAGATCCGCCACCATATGGATGATGCGTTCGGCATCAGCCACTGCACGGTGCAGGTCGAGCCGCCGGAGTTCACCCACGAGCCGCAGTGCTTCTGAGCCTGCGGCCCGCGCGAGTTACGAGTCAGGCGCGCTTGAGTCCGGAGCGCAGGAATCTGAGGCCCAGGAGCGCCGCGAATCCGACAAAAAAGACGGGGATTGACCGGCGCCCGCCGGGCGTCGTCGAGCACAAAAAGAGGTCGTCGTCGTTCCCCGGGTCGACGATACCATCGTCGACATGACCCTCGTTGGGGTTCGGGTTCGGGTTGGGGTGGATATACGGGTTGTCGCAGGTGCGCTCGGCGACGAAGCTGGGGGGATAGCTCGCGCAGATCCCGTCGACATCGTCGGGCGCCAGATCGCGTTTCATGGTCTCGCCGAGGTCCGCGCTTGCGTACATGGTGGCGCGCGGCACGGTCGAGTGGTCCATGCCGACGAAGTGGCCGACTTCGTGCACCAGGGTGTTCTTGAGATCGGCGAGGTTCGGGTCGACCGGATCACCGACGTTGAGGTGATATATCTCGGAGTTAATCTCGAGGTCGGCGTCGACGATCTGGCCGGTGCGCGGGTTATAAGTGACGCTGGTGAGCGCGAAGGTCAGGTCGCTGGCGACCTGGTCCCAGCCCGAGTCGCGGAAGACGACCAGGTTGGTGTTCTGGGCCGAGGAGGACTGCTCGTAGCCAATCGCGCTCTGGGCGGTGATGCCCTCGTAGGTCAGCAACATATCGCTGCAATTATCGGGCAGGTCGAAGCCCGGGCACTCCACCTGATTCCACGCCTCGAAGGACTCAAGGATCGTGTCGAGGATTGGCTGGCTGAGGCCGGGCGGGGCGGTGGAATTGGCGGTGCCCCTGTCGTTGATGACAAAGGTCGCCTGGGCCCCGGGCCACAACACAGGCAGCGGGGTCTCGCCGGACTGGCAGGCGTAGGGCCCGCTGCGCGTGCACGTCAACGTCTGCTGATAGGCGTCGGCAGGCATGGGCAGCGCCGCGACAAAAAGAAGCGACAGCGGCAGCGCCGTCGCGATATTTTTTGTGAAGATTTTCACCGATGCATCTCCTAATTAGCAAACCCTCATCGCGCATTTTAATAGCGATTCAACACTGCGCGTAATGCATCATTGGCGAAAACGAATTCGATGTCCAATCGCCGCGCTCAGAATTCTATTTTGTCGGCGGCGAGCGGGTGGGTCCGGTTTCGAGGAAATTTGGCAGGCGTGCGTATAACTTATACAGAAAGCTTGGCACGGCGGCCAAATATTTTAGGTTTTTTGCGCAGATACGCATCACCGGTGTGAGTAAAAGGCAATTTTACGTGACAAGATGGTCGTACTTATGGCATGATGCGCGCAACTGAATGAGCATTCATTCTTTTTCCCACCACACATAGAGGTTACCATGGCAAGATATTCAGTCCCCTTAAAAGACATGCGTTTCGTGCTCGAGGCGCTCGGTTATGAGGATAAGCTCGGCAGCTTCGACGCTTTTGAGATGTACGACCTGGATACCGCGATGCAGGTGCTCGAGGCGATGGCCGCGGTTGCTGAGGACAAGCTCCTTCCGCTTAATCGCAAGGGCGACGTCGAAGGGTTGAAGTTCAACCCCGAGACGGGCGATGTGACCCTGCCCGACGGCTTTGCCGAAGCCTATAAATCGCTGTGCGAAGTCGGCATGATCGGTCTGTCGGCCCCCGAAGAATTCGGCGGCGGCGGCGCGCCCCAGGCGCTCAACGTGCTGGCCAGTGAGATGATGACGGCCGCCAATAAGGGCTTCTCGATGTGCCCCGGCCTGAGCGTTGGCTTAATGCACGCGCTCGAGGCGCACGCGACTCAGGAGCAGAAAGAGAAGTACCTGACCAAGCTTATCACCGGTGAGTGGACGGGCACGATGTGCCTGACCGAGCCGCAGTGTGGTACCGACCTTGGGCTTATCAGCACCAAGGCTGAGCCGCTCGACGACGGTTCCTACAAGCTGACGGGTACCAAGATCTGGATCACCTTCGGTGACCACAACCTCGCCGACAATATCCTTCACCTCGTGCTCGCTCGCCTGCCCGACGCCCCCGAGGGGATTCGCGGCATCAGCGCGTTCATCGTGCCGAAGTTCATGGACGACGGTTCGCGCAACCCGGTCTTCTGCACCGGTCTCGAAGAGAAGATGGGCATCCATGTGTCGCCCACCTGCGTCATGTCGTTGGACGGCGCCATCGGTTATATGGTCGGCGACCCCAATAAGGGCATGCGCTCGATGTTCACCATGATGAATATGGCGCGCTTGAGCGTCGGCATGGAAGGCGTCGCCCTCGGCGAGATCGCCTACCAGACCGCCCTCGACTTCTGCAAAGAGCGTCGCCAGGGTCGTTCGTTGGATAAGTCCAAGAATGACACCAGCGCATCGGCAGACAATATCCTCGTCCACCCCGACGTGCGTCGTCTGCTGCTCAACATCAAAGCGACCAACGAAGCCCTTCGCGGCCTCGGCGTCTGGATTGGTATCGAGCAGGACATCTCCCTGCAGCATCCCGACGAGGCGAAGCGCCAGGAGTCCGACGACCTGGTCGCGCTGCTCACCCCGCTGATCAAGAGCTACGGCTCGGAGCGTGGTTTCCAGAATATCTCGGACGCCATGCAGGCTTGCGGCGGCGCCGGTTATACCGTCGACTGGGATATCGAGCAGTACCTGCGCGACGAGCGCATCGCGATGATCTACGAGGGCACCAACCACATCCAGGCGCTTGACCTGGTCGGCCGTAAATTGCCGATGAAGGGCGGGCGTCTGCTGATGACCTTCCAGCAGCGCGTTCAGGCTTGCCTGGACGAGTGCGCCGAGATCGAAGAGTTGGCCCCGCTGGTCGCACCCTTCCAGAAGGCCGTGGGTCGCCTGATGCAGGCCACCCAGACCGTGGCTTCGCAGGGCATGCAGGACCCGGAATTCGCAGCCTCCGTGGCCTCGAATTACCTCAACCTCTTCTCGCTGGTTACCCTCGGGTTCATCTGGCTTGAGATGGCCAAGCACGCCGTGACCAAAGACGACGCGCTGTCGGCGACCAAGCTCAAGACCGCGCACTACTTCATGCAGATGGTTCTGCCTGAGACCGGTCTGTACGCCAAACTCGTCGGCGTCGGAAAGGACCCGACGATGGCGTTTGACGTCGAAGAATTCTAATCGGATTGGGTCGCTGAGGGGCTTGGAAAAATCCCTCAGCGACCGACCGCTTCAGAATATCGAGAGCACCAAAAAAGCCCCCTTTCGGGGGCTTTTTTGGTGCCAGGTGCACGCTGGGATTCGACGCCAATCAGGGCGTCATCAGAGCTGCATAATCACGCGTTGGCGGTAGCCGCGATATTCCTGCGTCTTGCGCAGGTGTCGCAGGAGCTCGTCGTAGTCGGCCTTCTCCAGGGACTTCTCCAGCGCGGTCTTGATCTTTCCGCCTTGAATGGGGCCGGCCTTATCGAAGAACCCCGCGAGCGTCTGCGTGGCAGCGCGGATGTCTTCGGCTTCGATTTGCTCGGCGCATTGCTTTGCGATCTTGGTGATATCTTTTGGGGTGATCGGGCCGGCCTTCGACGACTTGGAGGTCGAGGTCGACTTTGGCGCCGGCTTTTTGTCGGGCGTCGAGGCTGCTTTGACCTCGGGGCTCGGCGCGGCGCTGGCCGCTTCGACAGGGGCGGCGCCGCTTTGGCGGGCTACACCGAGGGTGAGCAATTCGAGCGCCATATCCGAGAATGTACGGTTCGAGTCGGTGGCGAGTTCCTTGATTTTCTCAATCAATTCAACACCTTCGCGGTCCCGCGAGCGAATAACAAGTTGCGCCTTATACTCCATACTTCCTTACTCCCAACTGCTAAATGAAATTTTATATGCTCAAAAGCCAAGCGCCAAGCCAGGGTGATCGTCACGGATATTGGTCGGATTGATACTGGTCAGCGCTGAGGGGGGCATCTTCATGCGATGATGATACTACTGGCGAGGGTGCGAGAGGGCAACCACTCAGCGGAGCGAGTTGCCCAAATAGCCTCGATGCACGATGCACTGGTTGTCAGAGCAGCGCACGTTGCGCCGCGGGCCGGTGCGCAAAAATAGAGCGGCGGCGCCATGCCGCCGCTCTATTTTTTGAGTGTGCGCAAGGCCTACTCGGGCGCGAGATTTACTCGGCCTGAGAGGCGCTGGTTGCTTTCTTCATGTCGCCATCTTGAGCGATGGAGGCCACGTTCACGTCGTTTCCGCGGGCGCGCAATTGCTCGTAGCTATCGTAGCCTTTCTCGCGCAATTGGCCGACCTGGCTGCGCAGGTCCGAGCGGATCTCCTCGCCGCGCTTGGGTGCGAAGAGGACGCCGAGCGTGGCGCCAAGGGCGATGCCGGCGCCGAAGATACCCAGGGCCGGCAGCATCATATCCATGGTGCTGCGCTTGTGCTCAAGGCCCATGCGGTCGAGCAGGTTGTTGACCGAGCTCTCGTAGGTGCTGCTCACGGTGTCATTAAGAGTGTTCATCGACTTTTTCCAGTCCATACCATCTCCTTTCGAGCGCAATAGCGAAACCAACTGTTGGGGGGAAATATCCATAAATTTAATGCCTTATCTAGAAGGTAATTTGAGTGCGATGCGGCCAATCGGCCGCTTATTCACCGCTTGAAAAGGGCGGCGGCGAGGACGGAACCCCGGCGGTCAGATGTTTAAGCTGCGAGCTGGCGATCGGAATGATCAAACCCTTGAGCCCGATGCGCACGATGCGTCGGGTGAAGGGGGTAAAGAGTCCGCCACCGAGGATATAGCCGACGCCCGCGGCAGCTGCGACCACGGCGAAGGGGTTGTCCTGGTAGAGCTGCTTGGGCGACAGGTCTTCGCGCACGCGGTCATAGAGTTGCTGAGCATCGTTGATAACACGTTTCGAATTGTCGATCAGCGTCTGGCTATCGTCGATGAGTTGGTGTGCTGGGTGGTCAGCGGTCATAGCGTAGGCTCCGAGAAGACGGCGGTTTTTCAAAGTTCTGAGCGGGTTGGGTTAATTGCGTGCGCCGATACTTAGACCAGCCAGCGTTTTTTAGCGAGCTTGCCGAGCAGATAGCCCACGCCGATCGCCCCTGCCACGCATAGAGCCGGGTTCTCGCGGATAAACTCGACCGCCTGGTCATTGATCGTGCGCAGTTGGTCGCGGGCATCATCGTAGCGAGCCTCCATTTCATGGAAGCCCTCTTCGATGCGCTCCTGGACGTCGCGGGCGCGCTCGCGAAGGTCGGCGCCGTCTTCGCCAGCGGCGGCGGCCGCCGCGTCGAAGTCCGCCGGGTCAAGGGCGACGGGGTCGCCCAAATTTACGCCCAGGTTCGCGCCAGATTTTGGAGAATCAATGCTCATATTTCAGACCTTTTATTTTCGCGTTGTGTTTCAGTGACCCGGGCGAGCGCAATCGGCGTGCCCGCCTCAGTCTGCGGAGTGCTTTTTAAGACGCGCCACGGGTTAAACCGTCGAATCAAACCGCGTGATATCGAAGATTCGCTTGGTAACTCGACAGGGCGCATCGCCAAAAATGAACTCCGGTAAAAAATGGACCCCGAATCCGATAAGTCAAGCGTTTGCCCGAGAAAAACTTCGTTTTAAGCGGGCATGTGGCTCATTTAGCGCACGCCGAGATAGAAGCCCAGGGCGAGGGCGATGCCGACCAACTCACGGGGGTGCTCGTCGACCCAGGCCCGCCAATCCAGGGTCTCCTCGATATTGAGCTGG encodes:
- a CDS encoding cation diffusion facilitator family transporter, with amino-acid sequence MGVGHSHEGAHSHDESHGHAHDHGHGHEHGHGHSHAPKATSENVRRLRWTLLLVLIYMTVEVVGGLLSNSLALLADAGHMLSDAASLALALFAMWIAQRPASPAQTFGYHRAEILAALANAVTLVGVSIYIVFEAVQRFYAPAEVHGNLMMGVAVGGLFVNLIGLWLLHSGKSDNLNMRGAWLHVLGDMLGSVGAIIAGLLIWGFGWHWADPVASIIIAVLVLWSAWHLLKATLSVLMEFSPPHIDVAKVQVALAKMPGVTGVHDLHIWTITSGKVALSVHIDVESLEGYAELMSEIRHHMDDAFGISHCTVQVEPPEFTHEPQCF
- a CDS encoding matrixin family metalloprotease, producing MKIFTKNIATALPLSLLFVAALPMPADAYQQTLTCTRSGPYACQSGETPLPVLWPGAQATFVINDRGTANSTAPPGLSQPILDTILESFEAWNQVECPGFDLPDNCSDMLLTYEGITAQSAIGYEQSSSAQNTNLVVFRDSGWDQVASDLTFALTSVTYNPRTGQIVDADLEINSEIYHLNVGDPVDPNLADLKNTLVHEVGHFVGMDHSTVPRATMYASADLGETMKRDLAPDDVDGICASYPPSFVAERTCDNPYIHPNPNPNPNEGHVDDGIVDPGNDDDLFLCSTTPGGRRSIPVFFVGFAALLGLRFLRSGLKRA
- a CDS encoding acyl-CoA dehydrogenase C-terminal domain-containing protein, with amino-acid sequence MARYSVPLKDMRFVLEALGYEDKLGSFDAFEMYDLDTAMQVLEAMAAVAEDKLLPLNRKGDVEGLKFNPETGDVTLPDGFAEAYKSLCEVGMIGLSAPEEFGGGGAPQALNVLASEMMTAANKGFSMCPGLSVGLMHALEAHATQEQKEKYLTKLITGEWTGTMCLTEPQCGTDLGLISTKAEPLDDGSYKLTGTKIWITFGDHNLADNILHLVLARLPDAPEGIRGISAFIVPKFMDDGSRNPVFCTGLEEKMGIHVSPTCVMSLDGAIGYMVGDPNKGMRSMFTMMNMARLSVGMEGVALGEIAYQTALDFCKERRQGRSLDKSKNDTSASADNILVHPDVRRLLLNIKATNEALRGLGVWIGIEQDISLQHPDEAKRQESDDLVALLTPLIKSYGSERGFQNISDAMQACGGAGYTVDWDIEQYLRDERIAMIYEGTNHIQALDLVGRKLPMKGGRLLMTFQQRVQACLDECAEIEELAPLVAPFQKAVGRLMQATQTVASQGMQDPEFAASVASNYLNLFSLVTLGFIWLEMAKHAVTKDDALSATKLKTAHYFMQMVLPETGLYAKLVGVGKDPTMAFDVEEF
- a CDS encoding YtxH domain-containing protein — protein: MDWKKSMNTLNDTVSSTYESSVNNLLDRMGLEHKRSTMDMMLPALGIFGAGIALGATLGVLFAPKRGEEIRSDLRSQVGQLREKGYDSYEQLRARGNDVNVASIAQDGDMKKATSASQAE
- a CDS encoding DUF883 family protein — protein: MSIDSPKSGANLGVNLGDPVALDPADFDAAAAAAGEDGADLRERARDVQERIEEGFHEMEARYDDARDQLRTINDQAVEFIRENPALCVAGAIGVGYLLGKLAKKRWLV